One Williamwhitmania taraxaci genomic window carries:
- the porE gene encoding PorE family type IX secretion system protein, which translates to MVKKTFPFLIKGVFALCIGLFLLPATTLGQSKLERANRVFEAGGYYEAIDIYRNIYNDLADASKKPFVLFRIGEAYRVIGNNRQAEIWFEKAIKKEYGDPVVYLKFGDVLMIQENYDKALAQFEEYKKLVPADPIVNDRIKSCELARQWTANPSGYIVESVDFTNSKFNDFSPAFGSEDYGILYFTSSRPGTVGNKTHSATGESFTDIFVTERDRKNTWSTPKPIQGEVNTEFEEGSCSLSSDYKTMFFTRCRVNKRDKLGCEILFAQNQEGTWIKPERIPISGDSIVVAHPSISDDGLTLLFVSDMPGGFGQTDIWKITRNSISDSWGEPINLGAAINTPGREMFPYAHPDGSIYYSSDGKLGMGGLDIYKATQKKDGSWESANMRYPVNSSADDFGVVFQKEKEMGYVTSRRKSGRGGDDIYQFYLPPILFNITGIVKDDKTDKPLAQSTVKLIGSDGTNLSIETGKDGVFKFVLSPSTDFVMVSQRVGYLNGKGKETTRGITASKDFTATLYMASTAKPIELPNIFYDYGRWELRPESMVSLDKLVETLNDNPNITIELGSHTDSRGTDAFNYELSQKRAQSVVDYLIEKGIATDRLKAKGYAASNPKVIDARIEQSYPYLKEGSILNEVFITGLGIEEQREVCHQLNRRTEFRVLSTTYKPADIK; encoded by the coding sequence ATGGTTAAGAAAACCTTTCCCTTCCTGATAAAAGGCGTATTCGCCTTGTGCATTGGTTTGTTTTTATTGCCAGCAACAACCCTTGGGCAAAGCAAACTCGAAAGAGCCAATAGGGTATTTGAGGCTGGCGGTTATTACGAAGCCATTGATATCTATCGCAATATTTACAACGACCTTGCAGATGCGAGCAAGAAACCTTTTGTTCTTTTTCGTATTGGTGAGGCTTACAGAGTCATTGGCAACAATAGACAAGCCGAAATTTGGTTTGAAAAGGCAATCAAGAAAGAGTACGGCGATCCGGTGGTCTACCTGAAATTTGGCGATGTGCTTATGATCCAAGAAAATTACGACAAAGCCCTTGCTCAATTCGAAGAGTATAAAAAGTTGGTTCCGGCCGATCCTATTGTAAACGACAGAATAAAGAGTTGTGAACTTGCCCGACAATGGACTGCCAATCCATCGGGGTATATTGTTGAATCGGTGGATTTCACCAATTCAAAATTCAACGATTTTTCTCCAGCCTTTGGCTCCGAAGACTACGGAATTCTCTATTTTACCTCATCCCGACCTGGCACTGTTGGAAACAAAACTCACTCGGCCACCGGCGAATCATTTACCGACATCTTTGTTACTGAGCGCGACAGGAAAAACACTTGGAGCACCCCAAAACCCATTCAAGGTGAAGTCAATACCGAATTCGAAGAAGGTTCATGCTCACTCTCATCCGATTACAAAACAATGTTCTTTACTCGCTGCAGAGTAAATAAGCGTGATAAACTGGGATGCGAAATTCTATTCGCACAAAACCAAGAAGGCACGTGGATTAAACCAGAAAGGATTCCCATTTCGGGCGATAGTATCGTAGTTGCCCACCCTTCCATTTCGGACGATGGACTAACACTTCTTTTTGTCTCGGATATGCCCGGTGGGTTTGGTCAGACTGACATTTGGAAAATAACCCGAAATAGCATAAGCGATAGTTGGGGCGAACCAATCAATCTTGGAGCAGCAATAAATACTCCCGGACGAGAAATGTTCCCCTATGCACACCCCGATGGCTCCATCTATTATTCCTCCGATGGGAAGTTAGGTATGGGCGGGTTAGATATTTATAAAGCAACACAAAAGAAAGACGGTAGTTGGGAGTCCGCAAACATGCGCTACCCTGTAAACTCTTCCGCCGACGACTTTGGTGTAGTATTTCAGAAAGAAAAAGAGATGGGTTATGTTACTTCACGCCGCAAGAGTGGCCGAGGTGGCGATGATATATACCAATTCTACCTTCCACCCATTCTTTTCAATATTACAGGTATTGTTAAGGACGACAAAACAGATAAACCACTCGCCCAATCTACCGTTAAGTTGATTGGCTCCGATGGAACAAATCTCAGTATCGAAACTGGTAAGGACGGTGTATTTAAGTTTGTACTGTCGCCCAGCACCGATTTCGTGATGGTTTCGCAACGTGTTGGTTATCTTAATGGAAAGGGAAAGGAGACCACTCGAGGAATCACAGCTAGTAAGGATTTTACTGCAACTCTCTATATGGCATCAACCGCGAAACCAATTGAGTTACCTAATATTTTCTACGATTATGGCCGATGGGAACTTCGACCAGAATCAATGGTTTCGCTCGACAAACTAGTGGAAACACTAAACGATAACCCCAATATTACGATTGAATTGGGATCGCATACCGATAGTCGGGGAACCGATGCCTTCAACTATGAATTATCTCAAAAAAGGGCGCAGAGTGTAGTCGATTATCTCATTGAAAAGGGTATTGCAACGGATAGGCTTAAGGCAAAGGGGTATGCCGCCTCCAATCCTAAGGTTATTGATGCACGAATTGAACAGTCATACCCTTACTTAAAAGAGGGCAGTATTTTAAACGAAGTTTTCATAACTGGTTTGGGAATTGAGGAACAGCGAGAGGTTTGCCATCAATTAAACCGTCGAACCGAGTTCAGGGTACTCTCAACGACCTACAAACCTGCAGATATTAAATAG
- a CDS encoding AIR synthase related protein, translating to MEKQSRYERRGVSASKEDVHNAIKNLDKGLYPKAFCKVVPDILGGDPDYCNIMHADGAGTKSALAYAYWRETGDMSVWKGIAQDAIVMNTDDLLCIGAYNNILLSSTIGRNKRLIPGEVITAIIEGTEEFIQQMRDLGIDIHLTGGETADVGDLVRTIIVDSTVTARMKRSRVITNASIQDGDIIVGLCSYGQATYEKEYNGGMGSNGLTSARHDVFNKLVGEKYPESFDTGIPSDVAYSGKFNLTEMVDSVGMTVGKLVLSPTRTYAPIIREILNNYWPVVHGLIHCSGGAQTKVLNFVDNLHIIKDNMFPVPPLFNLIQHYSQTDWKEMYKVFNMGHRFEVYVYPEFADDIVAISREFGVDAQIIGRVESHKGKMVTVKSDLGTFQYR from the coding sequence ATGGAAAAACAGTCAAGATACGAGAGAAGAGGAGTATCGGCATCGAAAGAGGATGTCCATAATGCAATAAAGAATCTCGACAAAGGGCTATACCCAAAAGCCTTTTGTAAGGTAGTTCCCGATATCCTCGGAGGAGATCCCGATTACTGCAATATAATGCATGCCGATGGGGCCGGAACAAAATCGGCACTAGCCTACGCCTACTGGCGTGAAACTGGCGACATGTCCGTATGGAAAGGGATTGCTCAGGACGCCATTGTAATGAATACAGATGATCTACTCTGCATTGGAGCCTACAATAACATTTTACTCTCCTCTACGATTGGCCGTAACAAGCGGTTGATTCCGGGCGAAGTAATTACAGCCATAATTGAAGGCACCGAGGAATTTATTCAGCAAATGCGCGACTTGGGTATCGACATTCACCTAACGGGTGGCGAAACTGCCGACGTTGGCGATTTGGTAAGGACAATTATTGTCGATTCCACCGTAACAGCCCGGATGAAGCGCTCTCGCGTGATCACCAATGCAAGTATTCAAGATGGAGATATAATTGTAGGTCTCTGCAGTTATGGGCAAGCTACCTATGAAAAAGAGTACAATGGAGGAATGGGCTCAAATGGGCTAACGTCTGCTCGGCACGATGTTTTCAACAAACTCGTTGGAGAGAAATATCCAGAGAGTTTCGATACCGGAATCCCCAGTGATGTGGCCTACTCAGGCAAGTTCAACCTTACCGAAATGGTGGATAGCGTTGGAATGACTGTGGGCAAACTGGTCCTCTCTCCCACCAGAACCTACGCACCCATTATTAGAGAAATTCTAAACAACTACTGGCCCGTGGTGCACGGCCTTATACACTGCTCCGGTGGTGCGCAAACAAAGGTCTTGAACTTTGTAGATAACCTCCACATTATTAAGGATAATATGTTTCCAGTGCCACCCCTATTTAACCTAATACAGCACTACTCCCAAACCGATTGGAAAGAGATGTATAAGGTGTTTAATATGGGTCATCGGTTCGAAGTTTATGTATATCCTGAGTTTGCCGATGACATTGTTGCAATTTCCCGAGAGTTTGGAGTTGACGCGCAAATCATTGGCAGGGTTGAATCCCATAAAGGAAAAATGGTAACGGTGAAAAGTGATTTGGGAACATTCCAATACCGCTAA
- the prfA gene encoding peptide chain release factor 1: MSENSILSKLQGLNLKFEEIGQQLTNPEITSDQKRYVALNKEYRELKPLVEAYDTYKDVISNINFSKELLATEKDEEMRELAKGELESLSIQRDSLEEEIKMLLIPSDPEDSKNAILEIRGGTGGDEAAIFAGDLFRMYTKYIDAKGWKYEINDFSPGSSGGYKDVILKVTGNGVYGILKYESGVHRVQRVPQTETQGRVHTSAATVAVLPEAEEFDVEINMSDVRKDTFCSSGPGGQSVNTTYSAIRLTHIPSGIVVQCQDQKSQIKNFDKAFAELRTRIYNLEYQKYMDAIAHKRKTLVSTGDRSAKIRTYNYPQGRVTDHRINFTMYNLASVIDGDIQELIEKLQMAENTERLKESEI; this comes from the coding sequence ATGAGTGAGAATTCTATTTTGAGCAAACTTCAGGGATTAAACCTCAAGTTTGAAGAGATTGGCCAGCAATTAACCAACCCAGAGATTACGTCTGATCAGAAGAGGTATGTGGCCTTGAATAAGGAATATAGGGAATTGAAGCCTCTCGTTGAGGCCTATGATACTTACAAAGATGTAATTAGCAATATTAATTTTTCAAAAGAGCTGCTTGCAACCGAGAAGGACGAGGAAATGCGTGAACTAGCTAAGGGTGAACTAGAATCCTTATCTATTCAACGCGATAGCCTTGAGGAAGAGATCAAAATGCTATTGATTCCGTCCGATCCCGAAGATAGCAAGAATGCCATTCTCGAGATTCGGGGTGGTACAGGAGGCGACGAAGCGGCGATCTTTGCTGGCGATCTTTTCCGCATGTACACCAAGTATATCGACGCAAAGGGATGGAAATACGAAATAAACGATTTTTCGCCCGGTTCATCTGGAGGCTATAAAGATGTTATCCTCAAGGTAACAGGCAATGGCGTATATGGCATTCTAAAATACGAATCGGGGGTTCACCGTGTTCAACGAGTACCTCAAACCGAAACGCAAGGACGGGTGCACACATCAGCGGCAACTGTGGCAGTATTGCCCGAGGCAGAGGAGTTCGATGTGGAAATCAACATGAGCGATGTGCGCAAGGATACCTTCTGTTCTTCCGGTCCCGGTGGTCAGTCTGTAAATACAACCTATTCGGCTATTCGATTAACGCACATCCCATCAGGAATTGTGGTTCAGTGCCAAGATCAGAAGTCACAGATTAAGAACTTCGATAAGGCCTTTGCTGAATTGCGGACCCGTATCTACAATCTTGAATACCAAAAATATATGGATGCCATTGCGCATAAGCGTAAAACGTTGGTATCGACAGGCGACCGATCTGCCAAAATCAGAACCTACAACTATCCTCAAGGAAGAGTTACCGATCACCGAATTAACTTTACCATGTATAACCTTGCTTCAGTGATCGATGGAGACATTCAGGAACTGATAGAAAAGCTTCAAATGGCAGAGAATACCGAAAGATTAAAGGAGAGCGAAATCTAG
- the pyrF gene encoding orotidine-5'-phosphate decarboxylase, which translates to MTSRELFENIKKKQSFLCVGLDSDLNKIPEFLLAKEDPIFEFNKRIVDATVPYAVAFKPNLAFYEVLGSQGWISLQRIVKYIKENYPDIFLIADAKRGDIGNTSKMYAKVFFKHFQFDAVTLSPYMGQDTVTPFIGNEGKWVILLALTSNDSAAELQMLPVGDGSQRLFEKVIDASMHWGSENNLMYVVGATKANMLADVRKLVPHHFLLIPGVGEQGGSLQEVVQYGMNSQCGLLVNSSRAIIYADRTQKFAEVAGQKAKELQMQMAGFLKTSNLL; encoded by the coding sequence ATGACCTCACGGGAACTTTTCGAAAATATAAAAAAGAAGCAGAGTTTTCTTTGTGTCGGACTCGACAGCGATTTGAATAAAATCCCTGAGTTTCTGCTTGCAAAGGAAGATCCTATTTTTGAGTTTAATAAGCGCATTGTGGATGCAACAGTCCCATATGCGGTCGCATTTAAACCCAACTTAGCATTCTATGAGGTCTTGGGCTCTCAAGGTTGGATAAGCCTTCAGCGAATTGTGAAATACATCAAAGAGAACTATCCCGACATATTTCTAATTGCCGATGCAAAGCGCGGGGATATTGGTAACACCTCAAAGATGTATGCAAAGGTTTTCTTCAAACACTTTCAGTTTGATGCCGTAACTCTTTCACCCTACATGGGACAGGATACAGTAACCCCCTTTATTGGAAACGAGGGAAAATGGGTTATACTCCTAGCACTTACATCAAACGATTCGGCTGCTGAATTGCAAATGCTACCTGTTGGCGATGGATCACAACGTCTTTTTGAAAAGGTAATTGACGCCTCCATGCACTGGGGTAGCGAAAATAACTTGATGTACGTGGTTGGGGCAACAAAAGCCAATATGCTTGCCGATGTAAGAAAGTTAGTTCCTCACCACTTTCTACTGATTCCTGGTGTAGGCGAGCAAGGAGGAAGTCTTCAGGAGGTGGTTCAATATGGAATGAACTCCCAGTGTGGATTGTTAGTCAACTCTTCCCGCGCAATTATCTATGCCGATAGAACTCAGAAATTTGCAGAGGTTGCAGGCCAGAAGGCCAAAGAGTTGCAGATGCAAATGGCCGGTTTTTTAAAAACATCAAACCTGCTATAA
- a CDS encoding caspase family protein: MKNFVRNLALLMISLLALEGVTAQEIKVVKVKQLGNKINLEYDILGEKLGQQFEVAGYYSFDGKAFLPMKTVSGDYGKGLAGGVERLMVWDAEKDAGFVKGSLTVKLTATSQSMVPNSDDFLKFVFKLESLHRLPDNKMQLDMTIENTGGKRDLKMFNGLVTITDFKNRKIDAQTGELGTVKGPERYSTPTLTFNAGDKVKASFVFERVPEYLDRAKALDLGFEILTYDSYSLDYKKGKFQFRDLPVTDKPQTMQGNAVVKTVNSVVGPLAVAFEKPAPVPVAINPPEIIVNEPTGITLVGGNGTTRGGYLAQPSMQMKDKRMRSIEPDKGIVVLSKTIMVKGVAKSVTGIFEVKVGNADAILAEGGTFEANVKLVPGKNEIVIRATDVNGSTSERKFIVIRKDAQASREETNETEELDLVFDKQVERNFALIIGVNEYPDSVINNLDEPVNDAATLAKLLVGKYTFDANNVYFLKNATRENIIDAFDMLTKKVTKKDNIVIFYAGHGYWNPETELGYWLPSDSKSSSSANWLANSTLRDYIGAIKSRHTLLIADACFSGGIFKTRKAFSDAPNSINKLYELPSRKAMTSGTLTEVPDKSIFMETLVKRLDSNTQKYISTEELFASIKPAVINNTETVPQFGDIKDTGDEGGDFVFVLK; this comes from the coding sequence ATGAAAAACTTTGTCCGAAATCTGGCACTGCTAATGATTTCCTTATTGGCTCTTGAGGGTGTAACGGCTCAAGAAATTAAAGTTGTTAAAGTTAAGCAACTGGGGAACAAGATTAACCTCGAATATGATATTTTAGGTGAAAAACTTGGTCAACAATTTGAAGTTGCAGGTTACTACTCTTTCGATGGGAAGGCATTTTTACCCATGAAAACCGTTTCAGGCGACTATGGTAAAGGTTTAGCTGGAGGTGTAGAGCGCTTGATGGTTTGGGATGCCGAAAAAGACGCAGGTTTTGTCAAAGGTAGTCTTACCGTAAAGTTGACAGCTACAAGTCAATCTATGGTGCCTAATTCCGATGATTTTCTAAAGTTTGTTTTTAAACTTGAGAGTTTGCATCGGCTACCCGACAACAAAATGCAGCTCGACATGACCATTGAGAATACAGGCGGTAAACGCGACCTCAAGATGTTCAATGGACTTGTTACCATCACGGATTTCAAGAATCGTAAGATTGATGCTCAAACGGGTGAGCTTGGAACAGTTAAGGGTCCAGAACGCTATTCTACCCCAACATTGACATTTAATGCAGGCGATAAGGTAAAGGCTAGTTTCGTATTTGAACGCGTGCCGGAATATCTCGATCGCGCAAAGGCCCTTGATCTTGGTTTTGAAATACTTACTTACGACAGTTACTCGCTCGACTACAAGAAGGGGAAGTTTCAGTTTAGGGATCTACCTGTTACGGATAAACCACAAACCATGCAAGGAAATGCTGTGGTAAAAACCGTTAATTCTGTTGTTGGTCCATTGGCTGTTGCATTTGAGAAACCAGCACCAGTTCCTGTGGCGATAAATCCACCGGAGATTATTGTCAATGAACCTACCGGTATAACATTAGTCGGTGGAAATGGCACGACTAGAGGTGGCTACCTGGCGCAGCCTTCAATGCAGATGAAGGATAAACGAATGCGGTCCATTGAACCAGATAAGGGCATTGTAGTTCTTTCCAAGACCATTATGGTAAAGGGTGTTGCCAAATCGGTTACCGGAATTTTTGAGGTAAAAGTTGGTAATGCCGACGCAATCCTTGCCGAGGGTGGTACATTTGAGGCCAACGTAAAGTTGGTTCCGGGAAAGAATGAGATCGTAATCCGTGCTACCGACGTAAATGGATCTACCTCTGAACGTAAGTTCATCGTTATACGAAAGGATGCTCAAGCATCTCGAGAGGAAACAAATGAGACAGAAGAACTCGATCTTGTATTTGACAAGCAGGTAGAAAGGAATTTTGCTCTTATTATTGGCGTTAACGAATACCCCGATTCGGTAATTAATAATCTTGATGAGCCTGTAAATGACGCTGCAACCTTGGCGAAACTTTTAGTTGGAAAATACACCTTTGATGCAAACAATGTATATTTCTTAAAAAATGCAACGCGCGAGAATATAATCGATGCATTTGATATGCTCACCAAAAAGGTTACTAAAAAGGATAACATAGTGATTTTTTATGCCGGTCATGGTTACTGGAATCCAGAAACAGAATTGGGTTACTGGTTACCGTCCGATTCCAAATCGTCGAGTTCCGCAAACTGGCTCGCCAATAGCACTCTGCGTGATTATATTGGTGCTATAAAATCGCGGCACACGCTACTTATAGCTGATGCATGCTTTAGCGGTGGAATATTTAAAACCAGAAAAGCGTTTAGTGATGCGCCAAACAGCATAAATAAACTCTATGAACTACCTAGCCGCAAGGCAATGACTAGTGGAACCCTAACCGAAGTGCCAGACAAGAGCATCTTCATGGAAACGCTAGTTAAACGGTTGGATTCGAATACTCAAAAGTATATTAGTACTGAAGAACTTTTTGCAAGTATTAAACCTGCCGTTATAAACAATACCGAAACGGTGCCTCAGTTTGGTGATATTAAGGATACTGGAGATGAGGGTGGCGACTTTGTGTTCGTATTGAAATAG
- a CDS encoding response regulator transcription factor, which yields MKRVTFVVADPSYLIRRGLVSTIEEIGNTSVLREVDDCERIVKAVVDLRPDYLIFNPSLLPTGAVSLRCLFGQSCETRFVALLSGNHDFEYASQVSCIVHLHDGKSSIIQIVKGMIGIHYKEMDVELPIGELTPKELMIVRDVSLGLPNKEIADKNFISIHTVITHRKNITRKLGIKSASGLTVYAILNKLIDIEDVP from the coding sequence ATGAAACGGGTAACCTTTGTGGTTGCCGATCCCTCATACCTGATTAGGCGTGGGCTTGTTAGCACTATTGAAGAAATTGGAAATACATCCGTGTTAAGGGAGGTGGACGATTGCGAACGAATCGTAAAGGCTGTGGTGGATCTTCGTCCCGATTATCTCATTTTTAATCCGAGTCTTTTGCCTACTGGTGCCGTTAGCTTACGATGTCTATTTGGCCAAAGTTGCGAAACACGATTTGTTGCCCTCTTGAGCGGTAATCACGACTTTGAATACGCGAGCCAGGTGTCTTGTATTGTTCATCTACATGACGGTAAAAGTTCTATAATACAAATTGTTAAGGGTATGATCGGAATTCATTATAAAGAGATGGACGTAGAACTACCCATAGGCGAACTCACTCCAAAAGAGTTGATGATTGTTCGGGATGTTTCGCTGGGTTTGCCTAATAAGGAAATTGCCGATAAAAACTTCATTTCAATTCACACAGTAATCACTCATCGCAAAAACATCACCCGAAAGTTAGGAATAAAGTCGGCATCGGGCCTCACCGTTTATGCCATTCTAAACAAGTTGATCGATATTGAGGATGTCCCTTGA
- a CDS encoding hemerythrin domain-containing protein, translating into MIITHSTKMAEVIHDHIQLLPIIHRFGIRLGFGEKTVAQVCDSYSVDVDFFLETTNLFCDELYTPSKKASKYGVEVVVNYLLKSHAYFYEEKFISIREKIQLLAQYHGGEAHVGLIDKFFSNYVAEFMEHIRFEDSVVFPYSIMISDCFVSGVITPDLKNRMENYSMSVFNQQHEDIEEKLSDLRNILIKYLPPIDNGKVVTAILLELSSMEKELEDHTVIEERILVPKVLAMEIALKRPGGYAV; encoded by the coding sequence ATGATTATTACTCATTCCACTAAAATGGCTGAGGTTATTCATGACCACATTCAGCTGCTTCCCATAATTCATCGATTTGGAATCAGGCTTGGGTTTGGTGAGAAAACGGTGGCCCAAGTCTGCGATAGCTATAGCGTTGATGTTGACTTTTTTCTGGAGACGACCAATCTTTTCTGCGATGAATTGTATACTCCTTCAAAAAAGGCTTCAAAGTATGGGGTGGAAGTTGTAGTCAACTATCTACTGAAGTCCCATGCATACTTCTATGAGGAGAAGTTTATTTCCATTCGGGAGAAGATCCAACTATTGGCGCAATATCATGGTGGTGAGGCTCATGTTGGGCTTATTGATAAGTTTTTTAGCAACTATGTGGCTGAATTTATGGAACATATTCGGTTTGAGGATAGTGTTGTTTTTCCTTATTCCATTATGATTTCCGATTGTTTTGTGTCGGGTGTGATCACGCCCGATTTAAAAAACAGGATGGAAAATTACTCCATGTCGGTGTTCAACCAGCAGCATGAAGATATTGAGGAAAAACTCTCTGATTTGCGCAATATTCTTATAAAGTATTTACCGCCAATCGATAATGGCAAGGTGGTAACGGCCATTCTACTGGAACTCTCAAGTATGGAGAAGGAACTCGAGGACCATACCGTAATTGAAGAGAGGATTCTTGTCCCCAAAGTTTTGGCCATGGAAATTGCCCTTAAAAGGCCGGGAGGGTATGCTGTATGA
- a CDS encoding DUF1573 domain-containing protein: MKKNLIITALVCLLGTVSVNAQVADTSKVNAATPEISFANTEHDYQTIEQGGNGTYKFTFTNTGKTPLILTNVVSSCGCTTPIWPKEPIKPSGKAEIEVGYNTNIVGPFSKSITVFSNGKTSPVVLHIKGEVKSK, from the coding sequence ATGAAAAAGAACTTAATAATCACAGCCTTGGTTTGCCTTCTGGGCACAGTATCGGTTAATGCTCAAGTTGCTGACACATCCAAAGTGAACGCCGCAACTCCTGAAATTAGTTTCGCTAACACGGAACATGACTACCAAACCATTGAGCAAGGTGGTAACGGAACCTACAAATTTACATTTACCAATACAGGGAAGACACCGCTTATCCTAACCAATGTTGTATCCTCTTGCGGATGCACAACACCTATCTGGCCCAAAGAACCCATTAAACCAAGTGGAAAAGCAGAAATTGAAGTAGGCTATAATACTAATATTGTTGGACCATTCAGCAAGTCGATAACCGTGTTTTCCAATGGAAAAACATCTCCCGTTGTGCTACACATCAAAGGCGAGGTGAAGTCCAAATAA
- a CDS encoding pyridoxal phosphate-dependent aminotransferase → MPKISEKGKAMPSSPIRKLVPFAEAAKKRGVKVYHLNIGQPDIPTPQIALDAVRNCTDKVIEYSHSAGNESYRKGLAKYYKSIGVEIDHTQMLITTGGSEAITIALMTCLDPGDEVIIPEPFYANYNGFATQAGIVVKPITSSISNDFALPAISEFEKLITPKTKGIVICNPNNPTGYLYTKSELEQLAMLIKKYDLYLFSDEVYREFCYDGNEHFSAMNLPGLDQNVILMDSVSKRYSMCGVRIGALITRNKEVIDAAMKFAQARLCPPSYGQIAAEAALETPADYFVGVYNEYIARRNFMVEALNKMEGVYCPRPKGAFYTVVKLPIDDSDKFSQWLLDDFQYNGHTVMLAPATGFYATCGLGKNEVRIAYVLKIEDLKGAMECLDVALKQYPGRTI, encoded by the coding sequence ATGCCCAAAATTTCTGAAAAGGGGAAGGCAATGCCCTCCTCTCCAATACGTAAATTAGTTCCTTTTGCCGAAGCGGCGAAAAAAAGAGGAGTGAAAGTTTACCACCTCAACATTGGTCAACCAGATATTCCTACACCACAAATTGCGTTGGATGCTGTTCGCAATTGCACAGATAAAGTTATTGAATACAGCCACTCTGCCGGGAATGAATCTTACCGCAAGGGGCTTGCCAAATACTATAAAAGCATCGGCGTTGAGATTGACCATACGCAAATGCTTATAACAACAGGCGGTTCGGAGGCAATCACCATTGCTCTTATGACTTGCCTCGATCCTGGTGATGAGGTTATCATTCCAGAACCATTTTATGCCAATTACAATGGGTTTGCCACCCAAGCAGGTATTGTGGTTAAACCAATAACCTCAAGCATTTCGAATGACTTTGCTCTTCCAGCAATTTCGGAGTTCGAAAAGCTCATTACCCCAAAAACTAAGGGTATTGTTATTTGCAACCCCAACAATCCAACGGGTTACCTCTACACCAAATCGGAGTTGGAACAACTGGCAATGCTCATAAAAAAGTATGACCTCTATCTTTTCTCCGATGAGGTATACCGTGAGTTCTGCTACGATGGCAACGAACATTTCTCCGCCATGAACCTACCTGGTCTTGACCAGAATGTTATCCTGATGGATTCTGTTTCGAAACGATACTCCATGTGTGGCGTTAGAATTGGCGCTCTTATTACCCGAAATAAAGAGGTGATAGATGCAGCCATGAAATTTGCTCAAGCAAGGTTATGCCCACCATCGTATGGACAAATTGCCGCTGAAGCTGCTCTGGAAACCCCTGCCGACTATTTTGTAGGAGTTTACAATGAGTATATTGCCCGAAGAAATTTCATGGTAGAAGCCCTTAATAAGATGGAAGGCGTATACTGCCCTCGTCCAAAGGGTGCATTTTATACTGTTGTAAAACTTCCCATCGACGATTCCGATAAGTTTTCGCAATGGTTACTTGATGATTTCCAATACAATGGCCACACCGTAATGCTTGCTCCTGCAACAGGTTTTTATGCAACATGTGGCTTAGGGAAAAATGAGGTTCGCATCGCTTACGTTCTCAAAATTGAGGACCTTAAGGGGGCTATGGAATGCCTCGATGTTGCGCTGAAGCAATATCCGGGTAGAACCATCTAG
- a CDS encoding SDR family NAD(P)-dependent oxidoreductase: protein MDLGLQDQLFVVIGACSGLGRAVAENLLHEGARVIVIGRRAKLQKSIEESFHGNVETLVATITTLPLSPISSFITGQTISVDGGASKGIFG, encoded by the coding sequence ATGGACTTAGGTTTACAAGATCAACTCTTTGTTGTAATTGGTGCCTGTTCCGGATTAGGCCGTGCAGTTGCCGAAAATTTATTACACGAAGGTGCTCGTGTTATTGTGATCGGCCGACGTGCCAAACTTCAAAAATCCATAGAAGAATCATTCCACGGCAACGTTGAAACCCTAGTGGCCACCATAACCACCCTTCCACTCTCACCAATCTCCAGTTTTATCACTGGACAAACCATATCCGTTGACGGAGGAGCTAGTAAAGGAATATTTGGGTGA